The Euphorbia lathyris chromosome 8, ddEupLath1.1, whole genome shotgun sequence genome has a window encoding:
- the LOC136202633 gene encoding uncharacterized protein, which yields MPKKKLILICQYGGEFVTSADGNLIYNGGEANAIDINHETMFDGLKLKLAEMFDIEYKSLSMKYFLPGNRRTLITLSNDKDLKRMFDFHNDSITADVFLMGRRGFIHEVQTHVTRPYEIKQAETVPVVEFQDAADPVSVDPAGDTTAQSSNVLDMNCSPADTVKKRRRTASWKVGANGPTIVSVADTVASTKRSRLKKNFRNLDDTMVDVVVEERPDFEPMMDMSYYSLSDVNSKDGALEEKIASWKEGIVGVGQEFDSVVEFREALQKYAIAHRFVYRLKKNDTNRASGICVVAGCSWSIHASWVPSAGIFRIKKMNKVHTCAGESWKAAHPKKGWLVNIIKDRLRESPHHKPKEIAKGIFHDFGIKLNYTQVWRGIDEARGQLQGSYKQAYTRLPWFCNKIVEANPGSFVKLCIGDDDKFQRLFVSFHASIHGFKNGCRPLIFLDSTPLKSKYYEVLLTATAVDGNDDAFPVSFAIVDIENEDNWHWFLEQLRSAISMSQSITFVSDNEKGLTKSVLEVFENAHFGYSIYHLLENFRTSLRGPFQGDGKGTLPVSLLGAARAVRHDSFIMFMDQIKQVSSRAYDWLMQFEPEHWTNALFKGERYNHITVTMEDLYADWVEEARELPILQKVEELGCKIMELMQKRQTDSNGWSTELTPTKEKKLSEEALKALPLRVLFSSDTLFEVHDDSINVVDLLQRDCTCQQWKLTGLPCCHAVAVFNRIGKSTYDHCSKYFTADSFRATYSESINPVADVIMLADEEEDEEGDDEEEEASGAKHVLPPTTPRPPIQQKDRQSRRKCELKRVMTCTRCKGEGHNKATCKEPLNDISEGGE from the exons ATGCCAAagaaaaaacttattttaatctGCCAGTATGGTGGTGAATTTGTGACAAGTGCTGAtggtaatttaatttataacggTGGAGAGGCCAATGCTATAGATATCAATCATGAAACTATGTTTGATGGTCTCAAGCTGAAATTGGCTGAAATGTTCGACATAGAATACAAGTCACTGTCCATGAAGtatttcctcccaggaaatagGCGAACTCTCATTACTTTGTCTAATGACAAAGACTTGAAAAGGATGTTTGATTTTCATAATGACTCCATCACTGCAGATGTTTTCTTAATGGGGAGAAGAGGTTTTATCCATGAAGTACAGACACATGTTACCAG GCCATATGAAATAAAACAAGCCGAAACTGTACCTGTTGTGGAATTTCAGGATGCTGCTGATCCTGTCTCAGTTGATCCAGCTGGTGATACTACTGCCCAAAGCTCTAATGTACTCGATATGAATTGTAGTCCTGCTGATACCGTAAAGAAGAGAAGGCGCACTGCATCTTGGAAAGTTGGAGCAAATGGTCCTACCATTGTCTCTGTTGCAGACACTGTTGCATCCACTAAAAGAAGTAGACTTAAGAAGAATTTCCGGAATCTTGATGATACTATGGTGGACGTTGTTGTGGAAGAGCGCCCTGATTTTGAACCTATGATGGACATGTCTTATTATTCATTAAGTGATGTCAACTCTAAAGATGGTGCACTAGAGGAAAAGATTGCATCTTGGAAGGAGGGAATTGTTGGTGTGGGCCAAGAGTTTGATAGTGTAGTTGAATTTCGTGAGGCGCTGCAGAAATATGCCATTGCACATAGGTTTGTGTACAGGTTAAAGAAGAATGACACTAATCGTGCAAGTGGTATATGTGTTGTTGCTGGCTGTTCTTGGTCAATTCATGCATCTTGGGTTCCATCTGCTGGAATCTTTAGGATAAAAAAGATGAACAAAGTTCATACATGTGCTGGGGAGTCTTGGAAAGCTGCTCATCCGAAAAAAGGTTGGCTGGTCAACATTATAAAGGACCGGTTAAGAGAGAGCCCACATCACAAACCCAAGGAAATTGCTAAAGGTATTTTTCATGACTTTGGGATTAAGTTGAACTACACACAAGTGTGGCGTGGAATAGATGAAGCTAGGGGGCAACTCCAGGGTTCATATAAACAAGCTTATACCCGATTGCCTTGGTTTTGCAATAAGATAGTGGAAGCAAATCCTGGTAGCTTTGTGAAACTTTGCATTGGTGATGACGACAAGTTTCAACGCCTTTTTGTATCATTTCATGCATCAATACATGGTTTCAAGAATGGTTGTCGCCCGCTTATTTTTCTTGATTCTACACCCTTGAAATCCAAATACTATGAGGTTTTGTTGACAGCTACTGCAGTAGACGGGAATGATGATGCTTTTCCAGTTTCATTCGCTATTGTAGATATTGAGAATGAAGATAACTGGCATTGGTTTTTGGAGCAGTTGAGATCTGCAATTTCCATGTCGCAGTCCATAACTTTCGTGTCCGATAATGAGAAGGGACTAACAAAATCTGTGCTTGAAGTGTTTGAGAATGCTCACTTTGGTTACTCTATATACCATCTGCTTGAGAACTTCAGGACCAGTTTGAGAGGGCCATTCCAAGGAGATGGGAAAGGTACCCTGCCTGTAAGCTTATTGGGTGCTGCTCGTGCAGTTCGACATGATAGTTTCATAATGTTCATGGATCAAATTAAGCAGGTTTCCTCGAGAGCATATGATTGGCTTATGCAGTTTGAGCCAGAACATTGGACAAATGCATTATTCAAGGGTGAGCGGTATAATCATATTACTGTTACCATGGAAGATTTATATGCTGATTGGGTCGAAGAAGCGCGGGAGTTGCCAATACTACAGAAGGTAGAAGAACTCGGATGTAAAATAATGGAGTTGATGCAGAAACGTCAAACGGATTCAAATGGATGGAGTACGGAACTTACTCCAACCAAGGAGAAAAAACTAAGTGAGGAAGCTCTTAAAGCACTTCCTCTTAGAGTATTGTTTTCATCTGATACTCTATTTGAGGTTCATGATGACTCTATTAATGTTGTGGATCTCTTGCAACGGGACTGTACTTGTCAGCAGTGGAAACTGACTGGGTTACCTTGCTGCCATGCTGTTGCTGTGTTCAATCGCATCGGGAAAAGCACATATGATCATTGTTCAAAATACTTCACTGCTGATAGCTTCCGCGCTACTTACTCGGAGTCCATAAATCCTGTTGCAGACGTTATAATGCTTgcagatgaagaagaagatgaagaaggtgatgatgaagaagaagaagcctcaGGGGCAAAGCATGTGCTTCCTCCAACAACACCGCGGCCGCCAATCCAACAGAAAGATAGGCAAAGTAGGAGGAAATGTGAGCTGAAAAGAGTAATGACATGCACACGGTGCAAGGGGGAAGGGCATAATAAGGCGACATGCAAGGAACCCTTAAACGATATTTCGGAAGGGGGAGAATAA